Part of the Lolium rigidum isolate FL_2022 chromosome 6, APGP_CSIRO_Lrig_0.1, whole genome shotgun sequence genome, TAACTGGGTTCCTACTGATTGGCATTTTTATCAAGGCGCAAAATTGCTTGTGTCCAGAATATGGTTCATATCTGAGAAATTTAAAATAGCTAAAAAGATCTTCAACAGCATTCTGTATTGGCGTCCCTGACAAGCACCACCTTCTTTTAGCTCGCAAACCCCAGCAAGCTCCAGCAACGTTAGTTCGATAATTTTTAATACTTTGTGCTTCATCAAGAACGACCCTGAACCATGCAACTTTCGCAAGAGGTCTCTCAGGCAAGCAACTCTTCTCCTTTGTAGCCTTTTTGCTTTTCTTAGAAGATGCCTTCCTTTTTTTGCTAAGTGAAACAAAAGCACTATATCTGTCTGGCCTTCCTTTCTCTTCATCGTCACTGTCAGGACTTGATTGCTTCGGTACCTCCATACTTACTATAGAATATGTAGTTAGCACAACATCATATTTAGTAAGCTCGTTAGGATCCTTCGTCCGGTTGCTACCATGATATACTAGAAAGGACAAATTAGCTTTACTGGTGACTTTGTTCCTCAGTTCTTCCGCCCACTGCCGTAGAACACTTGTCGggcaaacaaccagagtcccagcAGCTGGCCTGGTCTTAATCTCTATAATAGGATTCTCTATCTTAACTTTAGTGCTTGCCACTTCAGAATTACATGTATATGGCCTCTTCTTCAAACAAAGTTCAGCagggtcatcgtcgtcgtcgtcgtcaagaGTTACAGCTTCGCATGGCTCTTGCTTAATGGCAGATGATCCTGGTAATGGTGCTCTTTCTGTCAATATCAGTGATATAGTTGATATAGTTTTCCCCAGGCCCTGAAAAGCATCAGATGACATAAGAACACTTGTTCCTTTattgaacaaaagaaaaagaaaaacttaacTGGTATACCTGATCATCAGCGAGAATTCCACCAGAGCAGTGTGAACTATTTCTCTCCTTTTGCAGCATCCATGACAAAGCAATTTTCTGTCCAAACAAAATGTAGTCAAACAAAATGTAGTCAAATTACCCAGAAGCTGGAGACACTACTTTGAGGGGATCACAAAACATGGACCGCAAGGTGTACCTGATGCCTCAATAAAGGAACTGATAAATAACCATCAGGTGGATTAGCCTCGGATCTTGGTTGGGATATATCCTGGAAAACATCCAATATGTTAAGCATGCTGAAGAAGCGCATGAAAACTTGATGTAAGAAAAAAACATAAATAACAAATGATCCTACTTTCTCCATCATCTGATGCATCCAATGCTCAATTACTAAGTTTGTGTGCCATAAATTCAAAGCCAGTGTTCTATAGTGTACAGTTGTAGAATATCATAGAAAGATATCGAGCGGCATGCTTGATTAACACACACAaccaacaaacaaacaaaaaaatatcATAGAAAGATGGAAACATAATCACCAGCAGTTAAGTACAATAAAATGGCTTTGGGAAGCTCAAGAGGCAGCTTATGGAACTTGCCATAACAATTATAACTACCAGCATGAAAGATGAAGATAAATAGTGAGTGCGGACATACGTCTCACAGGCTACAGGAAGCCCAggcttttttattttaaaataaacATATTTATAAGTTTCATAAAACTAAAATTTTGTATTTCATTATTCTAAGTGCTGCTTACGAAATGCTGCATTTGGAATTTCGAGCAATAGCTCACAGTAATCATAAGTGATTCATGGCAGGAGGTGGAACCAAGTTAACAAAATTGAAAAGAAGGATCCAACAGTAAAGAGGGGAAGATGACCTGTAATGCAAGACGTAGAGTGGTCCTCTCATCATGTGTCTTATTATACCCACCAAACCGAGGAACAATAGGATTTGCAGACAAAGATTGTTGAAAGTTGTTCAGTTTTCCCTGGAATTGTGGTAATAGATGACCAGGAGCTCGATGGCTACTCAGGATAGATAAATCAGAATCACCACTGACATTTGCACCGAAGCAACTTCTTGACAAACTCCCATGAGTAAAGGGGTTGCCACTTCTATGAATATCATATTGTTCATGAAAAGCTGCAGGCATTTGATCTGTCATGGTCCTATATGGTTGTTGGTGGCTGATAGGAACTAACTTAGAGTTCAGCAGCTGCTTTGTTGCGCCTCCTAAGTATTTATCGGCATCCTCTGTTGTAGAGTTTCTGCTTGAGGGTACTGGAGAAGAGTCAGTGCTAGACTCACTCTTCAAAGCATTATACTGAGATTGGTTCGGCTCACAGGATAAGGATGCATCATCACAATATTCATCCGAAGAAGACACATCCATGTAGCAATCTGATAAGGATGCGTCATCGCAATATTCATCAGGAGAGCTTGTCTGCATCGAGCTGCTTTCACATATATTCTGAGGGAATTGTTCCATCTCGTAGGACTGATTGTTTTGTGGCAAATCATGCACTGACATTTCACCAGCCATATCAAGAGAAGCATACTCAGGTTTAGGACATTCCCCAAAACTCCCCTGCAGATATTCTTCCTGTACAGTTAGGCAACTGTTGTTGCCATTGTTCATGCTTCCAGTCGCCTCACCAATATTCAGCTCAGGGTAGGAAATATGAGGTATAGTTGCATTATTATCATGAAGAGTGAACATGTCTGTTGATCTGAAATGATTATCCTCCTGACCAGTATTGTGAAATATTGCACCTGTATCCTCGCTTTTAACTTCACTCAAACCAGATTGCTCCGGGAGCTCGTTACATGGCAAATCTGCAGTAGATATCAAATGAATAATGGGTCATTTATACTCAGAATGATGCAAGCTAGATAGTGCCAAAGAGAAATTGACATACAAGTGTTAATTTGTGGCCCCGTGCTCTCTAAGTGGTTCTCTGCTTTGATCTGTGTTTGGTCAAAATACACTTGCTCTCCAACATATGGAGATTTTGAGAGGACTTCGTATGGAGATGCATTTGCTTCTTCAACAGCATTGATATGGTTTAATGTGTCCCTTGGTAAAGGTTGGTTGTCATGATTGTTGGTCCAAGAGTTCCCagataaatctgcaaataaatggTCGATTAAATAGTACTCTATACAGACGTAAATATGAAGTGTCGCTTTAAAACCGTTTATCTGCTTTCTCACCATTGTCAAGCATACCATAAGGCTTAGCGTCTGAGCAATCAAAAGCCCCATCTCCTTGTTCCATCATTGGTTCCTCCTGGTACTGTGAAGGGTCTACGTGCGGGCAGTTTGACCATAATCCAACATCCGCCAGAAAATCTAGTACCAAGCGATAGCTTAATAACGATTGTGCAGAAGAGAAGCAATGAATCTGGTACAAATATATGATAGAATGAGAAGCTGAGTCTACCTTCGTGGTTGTCAAAACCATTTTCAAAACCGTCAGCATCCACCGGGACCTgcatttgaagaacaagatgtgaGGATATGAGGTAACAGATAAGAGACACAAGATAGGTTGACCAAGAAAACATTAATGGCTCGAGATAGCTTGCCCCGGATATAGAAGCGCAATCTCGGCACTGCTGACCGCAAAGAGTAGAAACAAAATGGACGTGTGTACCAAACAGAAACGATAACATATGATGGTAGCGTAGTTGGAGAAACAGTACAAACAATATCCCAACCATCACCCGCGCCAAATCAATCAAAACCAACTCATCTTGTTTCCGCAGGACAGTTGAAACCAAATCCTGTGCTGCGTGACTGATCACACCCCCAAGCTCCGCATATCTCATCATAGAGACTTTGCTACAAGTTCAGTTCTCGCCTCGCCACCCCCATCAACTCATCTGTATACCATCACCTGCTCAAAACCTGTCCCCTGCTAGCCATTGGTGTCACTTATGGATGACATAGTACTACCACAAGGCCAGGCCAGTGATGAGACACTCTACATTTGGACCAAAACTCATCAGCGTAGGCGCCTCTTCGAGTCAACTGTCTCCAGTGACAAAGGCAGCACACGATGATTGTTCAAGTGTTTGGGTCAAAATTTCCAAATAGGGTTATCATTATCGATTCCCAGCAACATTTATAACAAACTCACATATAGAGGGTATAACTTAATTAATTGCATCTCACAGTCGAACTGGGCTTGTGGCGTCGACCTAGTGTGCTTCACTTGCtacataaaaggaaaaaaaaggcaaCGAAATTACTCCCTAAAGCGAGAAAGTCGCGCGGAATCCCTCGGCTAGGCCCGATCACGCATGGTCCATACACATCTCGCTCGCGAAGGCACGGCATCTAAGACCACACGCACGGTAAATTGCAGGTAGGGCGTGTCCGCCCCGACGCAATCCAAAACCCTAGCCCGAAAGTAACCGACCAACCCCCGCCTACCGAATTGGGGATCCGGCCTGCGGAAAGCGCGGCGAATTAGGGCAAAGCGAGAGGGGGAATCGACGCACCTCGGGGTGCTGGTCGTCGTCCCCGGGCTCGCCGCTGTCGAGGAAGGCCATGAAGTCGCCGAGGGGCATGGAGAGGTTGTCCTCGGCGTCGAATCCGGCCGCGGCGCCGCCCTCGAAATCCATCGCCGGGGGTTCCTCCGCCATCGCGCGCTACCCTCTGCCGCGGCGCGATTCGATCATGCAATTGGCCGGCGCCGCTGCTTTCTCTGGGTGCCCTGGCGTAATTTAATCGTGGCGGGGCGGGGGGCGGCTGCGGCGCGGTGGTGGGGTGAGATGGAGATGCCGTCCGCGTCGGAGTGGTGGTGGAAAAAAGGGGCGGAGGAGGGCGAGGAGGCTTTGTGGCTGCGGAAGGGGAAAAATTGGTTCCGGGCTTGCGGATTTTAAAAGGAGGAAAAACTGACGGGTCGGCGTGCGGAGACGGTACAAGTAGAGGTTTGGGAATGGCCGAATAGGAGCCGGGATCGGGTTTGGGGAGTAATTTCGTGGCAGTCCCACGGCATGTGCACCACGCGGCTTTGGTTGGGTTCGAGACTTGGACTTGGAGGGGTGGTGGAGAACACAAGGAGGGCCCCGTCCAACCTTCTCGAGTCAGACTCGTGGTTGATCGGGCCCGCGCGCCACGTGGATGGGCCCGTGGCACGGCTTTTCTTTTTTTGCAGAGGAGGCCCTGGGTTCTGCCGATTTTCTGGCTTGGCGACGGTTACTGGGGATTTGGATTTTGGACGTCGATGGCTGGCTGGGTAGTGGGAGACAGCGGTGTTTTCTTCTCTCGCACGGCAGCGATTGCAGTGAGATTCCGAAGATTCCGCTGTACGGCGACCACAGaaacctactccctccgtctacaaATAAGTGTACACGCGGGGTTTTCAAGACAAATTATGAAATGAAGTGAAAAGTGTATTGGGAAGATGCATCTCTCCACTTTAATTAtttcacctccaatgagctaagtgcttgtagaaaacaaggaggacatgtgcttaatattatttggtttgatttccgtgcgatgagagagaagcaattaaagtgcattggaaagataggagtacactcttttgtggacaaagtttagaccttagatgtccacttatttgtggacggagggagtagctcctTGTGATCAAGACTTAAACGATGTGTATCGCACTGTGTATCTAATCGGGTGGTATCATTGTCAGAATGAGGTACCATGCTTTCAATCAGTACTATCCCGATACTTGTACGGCATGTGATGTGATACCACACATCAGTTCAAACTATCAAAGAATTTGTTAACCTGCTGACATCAACGGGCCTTATAAGCAGGTAATTGCTTCATCGGTTTCCTATTGTGGACTAAACATACTCTTTACCGCCTCCGCCTCATGTGGTGTTGGGTTGCATGCTCCAAATCTAGAATATGATATACCACTCTCTTACGAGGATAATATGATATAGCACTACATTTGTCCATCAATATATGCTAGCCAAATATTTAATTAACACAAAAATTGATTATATTTTGAGAAGTAGAAGTCTCGTAGTATCGTGATACTACGATACGATATTGCTCACGGAAAAACGATACTCCCTAGTATCTCGATACTCAAAATCGTTTTGGTATGTGCTCTATGTATATATATAAGATGCACCTAGTTGTTCTTACAAAGCTACTACCTCTGTTTCATATTAATCAATCCCTCTGCTCTAAATTAATTAACTCATATGTATCTAGACGCGTTTATTTACAAGATACATATatgtctagataaagttgagtcaattaatatgaatcagagagaGTAATAAGTAAGATAAAGCATCTAAGGTTTAatcaatttttcacaaaaaaatagcatacaaaatacaaaaataataCTCCCTTTGATCAAAATTAATTGACTCTAGATATTAATGTACCTAGAcatattttagctctagatacatgcatatctaaataaagtcaagtcaattaatttggattagAAGGAGTAActttagatacatcatgaaatataatttcataatatgatatgtatagaagatcatatTTGTTGATACAATTTTATAAAAGTTCAGTCATACTTTGGTCAGCTTGACTTTTTAGAACAATATATGTCATGTTCATTGGAACCAATTAGGTAGTATTAACTATCACGGATTTAGATGTTTAGATATGTTCAAGTCAGCGATTACTAATAATACCTCTGTTCCAATGAGTaagactttttttttgaaaaattaagTCAACTAAAGTTTGACCGAACTTTCAGAAAAATGATATTCTAGTGagatcatatgaaaatatatttgatgatgtatctaatgatattgatcttGTAGTTTGCATgtgaatgatattgattttgtatgctTGGTAGACAACATGGTAAATTTTCTAACCGCTAGCTTTGACCGGTATATAGGACCATGTCAATTTTGCTCAGTTTTGCCTCTGAAAATTTAGATATAAGGGTCTTAGGCATGTGTTGATGGTGCCCATTTAAAAGATTAAGGGTCGCACAATTGTAGGAGGTCTGATTGGTACCATTTTTTAACTGAAGCTGTAAAAATCGGTTATTTTACAGGTTTTACcttgctagagttgctctaagaGTGTAATTTTGGTGAGCATATGTTCTTTGTTCGGGCTAGCATTGATAAGGAAATTATTACTGTTAGGAGGAGGGCAGAAGCAAATGTCAAAAAGATCAACATTCTTTTGCACAAGATGTACCAGCAGTACCTTTCTTGGGAGGGAAACATGTGCAACAGTATATCGGAGTGGCATGAAGACGTCGATATCTCGCGGTGCGCCTCAGCAATTCACACGCTTCGAAGGGGTCTGCATGGAAGAAAGGAGATAGATAATTCGTGATCACGATCCCAATCCCAATCCTACCCGACGGCGCAGGGCGCGCGACGCAGTGCGGATTGACGCTGCTGATTGCAATTAGCGGGCAGTTGGGAGAAGTTACTGATTTGGTGGAAGTTGTTGGTTTTGAATCTCTCTCGTATTCTGCGTCACTGCAGGCGTTGGCGAAGTACTGCC contains:
- the LOC124661061 gene encoding helicase-like transcription factor CHR28 isoform X1; protein product: MMEQGDGAFDCSDAKPYGMLDNDLSGNSWTNNHDNQPLPRDTLNHINAVEEANASPYEVLSKSPYVGEQVYFDQTQIKAENHLESTGPQINTYLPCNELPEQSGLSEVKSEDTGAIFHNTGQEDNHFRSTDMFTLHDNNATIPHISYPELNIGEATGSMNNGNNSCLTVQEEYLQGSFGECPKPEYASLDMAGEMSVHDLPQNNQSYEMEQFPQNICESSSMQTSSPDEYCDDASLSDCYMDVSSSDEYCDDASLSCEPNQSQYNALKSESSTDSSPVPSSRNSTTEDADKYLGGATKQLLNSKLVPISHQQPYRTMTDQMPAAFHEQYDIHRSGNPFTHGSLSRSCFGANVSGDSDLSILSSHRAPGHLLPQFQGKLNNFQQSLSANPIVPRFGGYNKTHDERTTLRLALQDISQPRSEANPPDGYLSVPLLRHQKIALSWMLQKERNSSHCSGGILADDQGLGKTISTISLILTERAPLPGSSAIKQEPCEAVTLDDDDDDDPAELCLKKRPYTCNSEVASTKVKIENPIIEIKTRPAAGTLVVCPTSVLRQWAEELRNKVTSKANLSFLVYHGSNRTKDPNELTKYDVVLTTYSIVSMEVPKQSSPDSDDEEKGRPDRYSAFVSLSKKRKASSKKSKKATKEKSCLPERPLAKVAWFRVVLDEAQSIKNYRTNVAGACWGLRAKRRWCLSGTPIQNAVEDLFSYFKFLRYEPYSGHKQFCALIKMPISRNPVTGYKKLQVVLKTVMLRRTKATMLDGKPIISLPPKTIHLKAVNFTSEERAFYNTLEAESREQFKVYAAAGTVRQNYVNILLMLLRLRQACDHPHLVKGHESSWTSSLEAAKKLPMERQQELLVCLQSCSALCALCNDAPEDAVVTLCGHVFCNQCILEQLTGDDSMCPVPNCRIRLNATSLFSRGTLEFSLCKLTSEYQSNDSCSEMVHTENETGIDSSYASSKVRAALDIILSLPKVDSTQIIDSKKTVGLASENINGKGSECAETKNTEKAIVFSQWTGMLDLLEVHLKASHVSYRRLDGTMSVAARERAVNDFKTVPEVSVMIMSLKAASLGLNMVAACHVLMLDLWWNPTTEDQAVDRAHRIGQTRPVTVSRLTVKDTVEDRILALQEKKREMVASAFGEDKSGGGQTRLTVDDLNYLFMV
- the LOC124661061 gene encoding helicase-like transcription factor CHR28 isoform X2 produces the protein MMEQGDGAFDCSDAKPYDLSGNSWTNNHDNQPLPRDTLNHINAVEEANASPYEVLSKSPYVGEQVYFDQTQIKAENHLESTGPQINTYLPCNELPEQSGLSEVKSEDTGAIFHNTGQEDNHFRSTDMFTLHDNNATIPHISYPELNIGEATGSMNNGNNSCLTVQEEYLQGSFGECPKPEYASLDMAGEMSVHDLPQNNQSYEMEQFPQNICESSSMQTSSPDEYCDDASLSDCYMDVSSSDEYCDDASLSCEPNQSQYNALKSESSTDSSPVPSSRNSTTEDADKYLGGATKQLLNSKLVPISHQQPYRTMTDQMPAAFHEQYDIHRSGNPFTHGSLSRSCFGANVSGDSDLSILSSHRAPGHLLPQFQGKLNNFQQSLSANPIVPRFGGYNKTHDERTTLRLALQDISQPRSEANPPDGYLSVPLLRHQKIALSWMLQKERNSSHCSGGILADDQGLGKTISTISLILTERAPLPGSSAIKQEPCEAVTLDDDDDDDPAELCLKKRPYTCNSEVASTKVKIENPIIEIKTRPAAGTLVVCPTSVLRQWAEELRNKVTSKANLSFLVYHGSNRTKDPNELTKYDVVLTTYSIVSMEVPKQSSPDSDDEEKGRPDRYSAFVSLSKKRKASSKKSKKATKEKSCLPERPLAKVAWFRVVLDEAQSIKNYRTNVAGACWGLRAKRRWCLSGTPIQNAVEDLFSYFKFLRYEPYSGHKQFCALIKMPISRNPVTGYKKLQVVLKTVMLRRTKATMLDGKPIISLPPKTIHLKAVNFTSEERAFYNTLEAESREQFKVYAAAGTVRQNYVNILLMLLRLRQACDHPHLVKGHESSWTSSLEAAKKLPMERQQELLVCLQSCSALCALCNDAPEDAVVTLCGHVFCNQCILEQLTGDDSMCPVPNCRIRLNATSLFSRGTLEFSLCKLTSEYQSNDSCSEMVHTENETGIDSSYASSKVRAALDIILSLPKVDSTQIIDSKKTVGLASENINGKGSECAETKNTEKAIVFSQWTGMLDLLEVHLKASHVSYRRLDGTMSVAARERAVNDFKTVPEVSVMIMSLKAASLGLNMVAACHVLMLDLWWNPTTEDQAVDRAHRIGQTRPVTVSRLTVKDTVEDRILALQEKKREMVASAFGEDKSGGGQTRLTVDDLNYLFMV